The sequence TAAATGTCTTCGCTATTCCCTGTGGGTTATTTAGTAAAGCTCCTTTACTTAGCACTAACAGTAAGCCTGTGCCTACCTTTCATCCTTCGCGCTTTAATAACCTTTCTACCAGCCTTAGTGC comes from Thermodesulfobium acidiphilum and encodes:
- the rpmH gene encoding 50S ribosomal protein L34, yielding MSKRTYQPKVRKKFRVHGFLNRMSTKAGRKVIKARRMKGRHRLTVSAK